From a single bacterium genomic region:
- a CDS encoding sigma 54-interacting transcriptional regulator: MSFELQAKLLQVLEQQEFVRVGGIVSIKVDVRIICATNRDLEQAIYERQFRDDLFYRLNEITVSLPSLRDRLEDVPLLVDHFLRKYGEVYHREHAHVSATCMAAMSEYSWPGNVRQLENLIKQLVVRQDEAVVFESIRNSPDAPTAERPVRQARAGQGYTPPPQSSQTAVAVGDDKNFSLKDRLSRTIESEEKKLIAEVLRKTNWNRRKAATILEISYRSLLYKIKEYRLNEVE; the protein is encoded by the coding sequence ATGTCATTTGAACTGCAAGCCAAGCTGTTGCAGGTGCTGGAACAGCAGGAATTCGTTCGCGTCGGCGGAATCGTCAGCATAAAAGTTGATGTGCGAATCATCTGCGCTACGAATCGGGACCTGGAGCAGGCGATATATGAACGCCAGTTCCGCGATGACTTGTTCTACCGGTTGAATGAAATCACGGTGTCGTTGCCTTCACTGCGCGACCGTTTAGAAGACGTGCCGCTGCTTGTGGACCACTTCCTCCGCAAATACGGTGAAGTGTATCACCGCGAGCACGCTCACGTCAGTGCGACCTGTATGGCGGCAATGAGCGAATACAGTTGGCCGGGGAACGTGCGCCAGCTTGAGAATCTGATTAAACAACTGGTAGTTCGCCAGGATGAAGCGGTTGTGTTTGAGTCGATTCGCAATAGCCCGGACGCGCCGACAGCAGAACGGCCGGTTCGGCAAGCACGAGCAGGGCAGGGATATACTCCGCCACCGCAAAGCTCGCAAACCGCTGTGGCAGTCGGAGATGACAAGAATTTTTCGCTGAAAGACCGCTTGAGCCGGACGATTGAAAGCGAAGAAAAGAAGCTGATTGCCGAAGTCCTGCGAAAGACCAACTGGAATCGCCGTAAAGCGGCTACGATTCTGGAAATCTCCTATCGGTCGCTGCTCTACAAGATAAAGGAATATAGGCTCAACGAAGTCGAGTAA